One window from the genome of Actinoplanes teichomyceticus ATCC 31121 encodes:
- a CDS encoding DUF397 domain-containing protein, whose translation MTYVVNGMPAGQLQGVTWQKSRRSNPSGNCVECAVLPGGDVAVRNSRDPEGAALIYTRAEIEAFLLGVRDGDFDNLVA comes from the coding sequence ATGACCTACGTGGTCAACGGCATGCCGGCCGGTCAGCTGCAGGGCGTGACGTGGCAGAAGAGCCGTCGCAGCAACCCGAGCGGCAACTGTGTGGAGTGCGCCGTCCTGCCCGGCGGCGACGTCGCCGTGCGCAACTCCCGCGACCCGGAAGGCGCCGCGCTGATCTACACCCGGGCGGAGATCGAGGCGTTCCTGCTCGGGGTCCGGGACGGAGACTTCGACAACCTGGTCGCCTGA
- a CDS encoding MarR family winged helix-turn-helix transcriptional regulator, whose translation MTPSGGTDRHRLLATMHEVIKAVRLLKQDRPPTCTGVPVGTVGVLSEIRARETTGCHAKELAAGNALDPSTISRAVAALVRAGLVVRSADPADGRASTLHLTDQGRNVLDAAQAHYQARFAAALHDWSPEEINAFTASLQRFARDLIDQHTHAPELEAAR comes from the coding sequence ATGACCCCCTCCGGTGGCACCGACCGGCACCGGCTACTCGCGACCATGCACGAGGTCATCAAAGCGGTCCGCCTGCTCAAGCAGGACCGGCCGCCGACCTGCACGGGCGTCCCGGTGGGCACCGTCGGCGTCCTCTCCGAGATCCGCGCCCGGGAAACCACCGGGTGCCACGCCAAGGAGCTGGCCGCCGGCAACGCGCTCGATCCCTCCACGATAAGCCGGGCCGTCGCCGCCCTGGTCCGCGCCGGACTGGTGGTCCGCAGCGCCGACCCCGCCGACGGCCGCGCCAGCACGCTGCACCTGACCGACCAGGGCCGCAACGTCCTCGACGCCGCGCAGGCGCACTACCAGGCCCGGTTCGCCGCCGCGCTGCACGACTGGAGCCCGGAGGAGATCAACGCTTTCACCGCCTCGCTGCAGCGCTTCGCCCGAGACCTCATCGACCAGCACACCCACGCACCCGAACTGGAGGCAGCGCGATGA
- a CDS encoding MDR family MFS transporter has product MSAPEPETMTHREILEALSGLLLVLFVALSSSTIVSTALPTIIGDLNGSQTQYTWVVTATLLTATASTPIWGKLADLYSKKLLVQVSIVVFVLGSILAGVTQNTEQLIAARAFQGLGMGGVQALVQVAIAAMIPPRERGRYNGYLGGVMGLATVAGPLLGGLIVDTDWLGWRWCFFIGAPIAVVALIVLQKTLHLPVARRDNVKIDYLGATLIAAGVSVILVWVSFVDDSFAWLSWQTLVMVGGGVVLLALAVWVEARVAEPVVPLPILRQRTTALSILGSLAVGMAMFGGSVFLGQYFQIGRGYSPTEAGLLTIPMMFGLMLSSTIAGRLITKSGNIKPYVVAGTIILVAGFGGLSVLDHDTPLWYVGAAMFLVGVGVGMSMQNLVLAVQNTVALKDIGAASSTIAFFRSLGGTIGVSVLGAVLARRVADSMTDQLAAIGVHSSGTGSGASALNLGSLPPAIQHIVRVAYGDATGHIFLISMAIAVVGVIAAVAMKPAKLRSTVDLGAAQPEKPELAGAAK; this is encoded by the coding sequence ATGAGCGCCCCAGAACCCGAGACGATGACCCACCGCGAGATCCTGGAGGCCCTCTCCGGCCTGCTGCTCGTGCTCTTCGTCGCGCTGTCCAGCTCCACCATCGTCTCCACCGCCCTCCCGACGATCATCGGTGATCTGAACGGCTCGCAGACCCAGTACACCTGGGTGGTCACCGCGACCCTGCTGACCGCCACCGCCTCCACCCCGATCTGGGGCAAGCTCGCCGACCTGTACAGCAAGAAGCTGCTGGTACAGGTCTCGATCGTGGTCTTCGTGCTGGGCTCGATCCTGGCCGGCGTCACGCAGAACACCGAGCAGCTGATCGCCGCCCGGGCCTTCCAGGGCCTCGGCATGGGTGGCGTGCAGGCGCTGGTGCAGGTGGCCATCGCGGCGATGATCCCGCCCCGGGAGCGCGGCCGGTACAACGGCTACCTCGGTGGCGTGATGGGCCTGGCCACCGTCGCCGGCCCGCTGCTCGGCGGCCTGATCGTGGACACCGACTGGCTCGGCTGGCGCTGGTGCTTCTTCATCGGCGCCCCGATCGCGGTCGTCGCGCTGATCGTGCTGCAGAAGACCCTGCACCTGCCGGTGGCACGCCGGGACAACGTGAAGATCGACTACCTGGGTGCCACCCTGATCGCGGCGGGCGTCAGCGTCATCCTGGTCTGGGTCTCCTTCGTGGACGACTCGTTCGCCTGGCTCTCCTGGCAGACCCTCGTCATGGTCGGCGGCGGCGTGGTCCTGCTCGCGCTGGCCGTCTGGGTCGAGGCCCGGGTCGCCGAGCCGGTGGTCCCGCTGCCGATCCTGCGCCAGCGCACCACCGCCCTGTCGATCCTGGGCAGCCTCGCGGTCGGCATGGCGATGTTCGGCGGCTCGGTCTTCCTCGGCCAGTACTTCCAGATCGGCCGGGGCTACAGCCCGACCGAGGCCGGTCTGCTCACCATCCCGATGATGTTCGGCCTGATGCTCTCCTCCACCATCGCCGGCCGGTTGATCACCAAGAGCGGCAACATCAAGCCGTACGTGGTGGCCGGCACGATCATCCTGGTCGCCGGGTTCGGCGGGCTCTCGGTCCTCGACCACGACACCCCGTTGTGGTACGTCGGCGCCGCGATGTTCCTGGTCGGCGTCGGGGTCGGCATGTCGATGCAGAACCTGGTGCTGGCCGTGCAGAACACCGTCGCGCTCAAGGACATCGGCGCGGCCAGCTCGACCATCGCGTTCTTCCGCTCGCTCGGCGGCACGATCGGCGTCTCGGTGCTCGGCGCGGTCCTGGCCCGCCGGGTGGCCGACTCGATGACCGACCAGCTCGCCGCGATCGGCGTGCACTCGTCCGGCACCGGCTCCGGGGCCAGCGCGCTCAACCTGGGCAGCCTGCCGCCGGCGATCCAGCACATCGTGCGGGTGGCCTACGGCGACGCGACCGGGCACATCTTCCTGATCTCGATGGCCATCGCGGTGGTCGGCGTGATCGCCGCGGTGGCGATGAAGCCGGCGAAGCTGCGCAGCACGGTCGACCTCGGCGCCGCCCAGCCGGAGAAGCCGGAGCTGGCGGGCGCCGCCAAGTAA
- a CDS encoding GGDEF domain-containing protein, with product MNERVPDAETLSAALLAIEDRRSWDARAELARAIELERAAHALGDDLLAARARLCQINMRMRCGDVAQAAEEIWHVHQWAVEHDARPLLARTHLVWSAIHLHLGDAEQGLEHAVLAVELLDDDATEHMHVWHRTKLADALYFADDMDAARVRYAQAEELALRLGSPALLCLLNNYAYVESCSGDLERAQEVADRLQRLAAEWDIPIEPAFLDTIGSIQVANGNHLAAERTMRLCLERHAEGRWDDANDMAQYLVTLAQAQRGLGEYDLAQASLDEARQQCVSRDLGEALVRMHQEQAELHAARGDFAAAFAAHKTFFEAYHQQQSLGREARARTRQAMFETAEARQDAERFREQARRDPLTGLHNRRYVDERLPDLIRTDPSLTVALVDLDHFKQINDQLSHDVGDKVLVRVAQVLAREVAEACPDGFVARMGGEEFLVVLPGTVVPRATAQLDGIRRAVRNQHWAPVTRNLPVTVSIGVAGLADAPGAAQAPLLSTADGHLYAAKRGGRDRVVSAADLRGYAGHAPAA from the coding sequence TTGAACGAGCGTGTGCCGGACGCCGAGACGCTGTCCGCCGCCCTTCTCGCCATCGAGGACCGGCGGTCCTGGGATGCCCGCGCCGAGCTGGCCCGGGCGATCGAGCTGGAGCGCGCCGCCCACGCCCTCGGTGACGACCTGCTCGCGGCCCGGGCCCGCCTCTGCCAGATCAACATGCGGATGCGATGCGGCGACGTGGCGCAGGCCGCGGAGGAGATCTGGCACGTGCACCAGTGGGCGGTCGAGCACGACGCCCGCCCGCTGCTGGCCCGTACCCACCTGGTCTGGTCCGCGATCCACCTGCACCTCGGCGACGCCGAGCAGGGCCTGGAGCACGCGGTCCTCGCGGTCGAGCTGCTCGACGACGACGCCACCGAGCACATGCACGTCTGGCACCGCACCAAGCTGGCCGACGCGCTCTACTTCGCCGACGACATGGACGCCGCCCGGGTGCGCTACGCCCAGGCCGAGGAGCTGGCCCTGCGCCTGGGCTCGCCGGCGCTGCTCTGCCTGCTGAACAACTACGCGTACGTCGAGTCCTGCAGCGGCGACCTGGAGCGCGCCCAGGAGGTGGCCGACCGCCTGCAGCGGCTCGCCGCCGAGTGGGACATCCCGATCGAGCCGGCGTTCCTCGACACCATCGGGTCGATCCAGGTGGCCAACGGCAACCACCTGGCCGCCGAGCGGACCATGCGGCTGTGCCTGGAGCGGCACGCCGAGGGCCGGTGGGACGACGCCAACGACATGGCGCAGTACCTGGTCACCCTGGCCCAGGCGCAGCGCGGCCTGGGCGAGTACGACCTGGCCCAGGCGAGCCTGGACGAGGCCCGGCAGCAGTGCGTCTCACGCGATCTCGGCGAGGCGCTGGTCCGGATGCACCAGGAGCAGGCCGAGCTGCACGCCGCCCGGGGTGACTTCGCCGCCGCGTTCGCCGCGCACAAGACCTTCTTCGAGGCCTACCACCAGCAGCAGTCGCTGGGGCGGGAGGCGCGCGCCCGCACCCGGCAGGCGATGTTCGAGACCGCCGAGGCCCGGCAGGACGCCGAGCGTTTCCGCGAGCAGGCCCGCCGCGACCCGCTCACCGGCCTGCACAACCGCAGGTACGTCGACGAGCGCCTGCCCGACCTGATCCGGACCGACCCGTCGCTGACCGTGGCCCTGGTCGATCTGGACCACTTCAAGCAGATCAACGATCAGCTGTCGCACGACGTCGGCGACAAGGTCCTGGTCCGGGTGGCCCAGGTGCTGGCCCGGGAGGTGGCCGAGGCCTGCCCGGACGGTTTCGTGGCCCGGATGGGCGGCGAGGAGTTCCTGGTGGTGCTGCCGGGCACCGTCGTGCCGCGGGCGACCGCCCAGCTCGACGGCATCCGGCGGGCCGTCCGCAACCAGCACTGGGCGCCGGTGACCCGGAACCTCCCGGTGACGGTCAGCATCGGCGTCGCCGGCCTGGCCGACGCGCCGGGCGCCGCCCAGGCCCCCCTACTGTCCACAGCGGACGGTCATCTGTACGCTGCCAAGCGCGGCGGACGCGACCGCGTGGTGTCCGCCGCCGATCTCCGGGGGTACGCCGGTCACGCCCCGGCCGCCTGA
- a CDS encoding TetR/AcrR family transcriptional regulator translates to MATRLRADARRNRAALLSAAREVFAEQGLDASLDEIARRAGVGNATLYRRFPSRRHLIAEVFAGHMTVAIRLADQACEHPDPWAGFLGYLSRVCELQATDRGLAELLVTTAFDDDERLAALRAAAQQRAVDVLTRAQRAGRLRPDFTRNDLWLVMMANAGVNRHATEPHAWRRQLALLIGGLATR, encoded by the coding sequence ATGGCCACCCGGCTGCGTGCGGATGCCCGCCGAAACCGAGCGGCCCTGCTCTCCGCCGCTCGCGAGGTCTTCGCGGAGCAGGGCCTGGACGCCTCGCTGGACGAGATCGCCCGGCGGGCCGGGGTCGGCAACGCCACGCTGTACCGCCGCTTCCCCAGCCGCCGGCACCTGATCGCCGAGGTCTTCGCCGGCCACATGACCGTCGCGATCCGCCTTGCCGACCAGGCGTGCGAGCACCCCGACCCGTGGGCCGGATTCCTCGGCTACCTGAGCCGGGTGTGCGAGCTGCAGGCCACCGACCGGGGCCTGGCCGAGCTGCTGGTCACCACGGCGTTCGACGACGACGAGCGGCTGGCCGCGCTGCGCGCCGCCGCCCAGCAACGCGCGGTGGACGTGCTGACCCGGGCGCAGCGGGCCGGCCGGCTGCGCCCCGACTTCACCCGCAACGACCTGTGGCTGGTGATGATGGCGAACGCCGGGGTCAACCGGCACGCCACCGAGCCGCACGCCTGGCGCCGGCAGCTGGCCCTGCTCATCGGTGGCCTGGCGACCCGGTGA
- a CDS encoding dienelactone hydrolase family protein: MQRTSIDVPAADGPADAYFVTPDGPGPYPGVLLFMDAFGVRPRLREMADRIAERGYAVLLPNLFYRDQRSPLVEPAELTDADRRGAVFGRLVPMMQTLTSARLVADTTAYLDFLAAQDGVAAGPAGIVGYCMGGRNALIAMSALPDRIAALGSFHAGRVVTEEPDSPHRAVGSITGEVYFGHADNDGSMTPEHVKALETALAEAGVRYTSELYEGAPHGFTMSDTAMYHPEGERRHWAALFALLDRALPAQPA, encoded by the coding sequence ATGCAGCGGACGTCGATCGATGTCCCGGCCGCGGACGGCCCGGCCGACGCGTACTTCGTCACACCGGACGGCCCCGGGCCGTACCCGGGAGTTTTGCTGTTCATGGACGCCTTCGGCGTCCGCCCGCGGCTGCGTGAGATGGCCGACCGGATCGCCGAGCGCGGGTACGCGGTCCTGCTGCCCAATCTGTTCTACCGCGATCAGCGCAGCCCGCTGGTCGAGCCCGCCGAGCTGACCGACGCGGACAGGCGGGGTGCGGTGTTCGGGCGGCTGGTGCCGATGATGCAGACGCTCACGTCCGCGCGGCTGGTCGCGGACACCACCGCCTACCTGGACTTCCTCGCCGCGCAGGACGGTGTCGCGGCCGGGCCGGCCGGGATCGTCGGGTACTGCATGGGCGGCCGGAACGCGCTGATCGCGATGTCCGCGCTGCCGGACCGGATCGCGGCGCTGGGCAGCTTCCACGCCGGCCGGGTGGTCACCGAGGAACCGGACAGCCCGCACCGCGCGGTCGGCTCGATCACCGGTGAGGTCTATTTCGGACACGCGGACAACGACGGCTCGATGACGCCGGAGCACGTCAAGGCGCTGGAGACGGCGCTGGCGGAGGCCGGGGTGAGGTACACGTCGGAGCTGTACGAGGGCGCACCGCACGGCTTCACCATGTCGGACACGGCGATGTACCACCCGGAGGGCGAGCGCCGGCACTGGGCGGCGCTGTTCGCGCTGCTGGACCGGGCGCTGCCGGCTCAGCCGGCGTAG
- a CDS encoding GTP-binding protein: MDFDPSANRVVGTARIPGAAPKKAPVPVKIIVAGGFGVGKTTTVGAISEISPLTTEAEMTSESVGIDNPGQATLKTTTTIAMDFGVLTIDQTLKLYIFGTPGQTRFAFMWDDLVKGALGALVVVDTNRIDDCYPAVDYFERAGLPFVVGVNTFNGQMGYSLDEVRWALAVRDDVPVISYDARFRASVRDALLVVLDQALDKAIRMKS; encoded by the coding sequence GTGGACTTCGATCCATCAGCTAACCGCGTCGTCGGTACCGCGCGCATACCGGGCGCCGCGCCCAAGAAAGCGCCGGTACCGGTAAAGATCATCGTGGCCGGCGGCTTCGGGGTGGGCAAGACGACGACCGTCGGCGCCATCTCGGAGATCTCGCCGCTGACCACCGAGGCCGAGATGACCTCCGAGTCGGTCGGCATCGACAATCCCGGTCAGGCCACCCTGAAGACCACCACGACCATCGCGATGGACTTCGGCGTGCTCACCATCGACCAGACGCTGAAGCTCTACATCTTCGGCACGCCGGGGCAGACCCGGTTCGCCTTCATGTGGGACGACCTGGTGAAGGGCGCTCTCGGCGCGCTGGTCGTGGTGGACACCAACCGCATCGACGACTGCTACCCGGCGGTCGACTACTTCGAGCGGGCCGGCCTGCCGTTCGTGGTCGGCGTGAACACGTTCAACGGGCAGATGGGCTACAGCCTGGACGAGGTGCGCTGGGCGCTCGCGGTCCGCGACGACGTGCCGGTCATCTCGTACGACGCCCGGTTCCGCGCCTCCGTCCGGGATGCCCTGCTCGTCGTGCTCGACCAGGCTCTCGACAAGGCCATCCGGATGAAGTCGTAG
- a CDS encoding SAM-dependent methyltransferase: MIDSGVRHKEAVVQQGSGNSAANEVAPPGVNINVPHSARIYDYWLGGKDNFAVDRAVGDAMMQAIPGMRYMAGENRKFVHRAARDLVVEEGIRQFLDIGTGIPTRPNLHEIAQGIAPETRVVYVDNDPIVLVHARALMLSSPQGRSEYISADLRDPRSILEDPALRDTLDLTEPVGLTLIAILMLLADEDDPWGKVEALRDAMPSGSCLAITHPTADFNPDEVNTAVAAATGAGMTLVARSREAVARFFGDWELLEPGLVPVSAWRPDSHVENQQAAYYWSGVARKP, from the coding sequence ATGATCGACAGTGGGGTCCGGCACAAGGAGGCGGTCGTGCAACAGGGCAGTGGCAACTCCGCGGCCAACGAGGTCGCACCGCCCGGGGTCAACATCAACGTCCCGCACTCCGCCCGCATCTACGACTACTGGCTCGGCGGCAAGGACAACTTCGCCGTCGACCGCGCGGTCGGCGACGCGATGATGCAGGCCATCCCCGGCATGCGGTACATGGCCGGCGAGAACCGCAAGTTCGTCCACCGCGCCGCCCGCGACCTGGTGGTGGAAGAGGGCATCCGCCAGTTCCTGGACATCGGGACCGGCATCCCGACCCGGCCCAACCTGCACGAGATCGCCCAGGGGATCGCGCCGGAGACCCGGGTGGTCTACGTCGACAACGACCCGATCGTGCTGGTCCACGCCCGCGCCCTGATGCTCAGCTCCCCGCAGGGCCGCAGCGAGTACATCAGCGCCGATCTGCGCGACCCCCGCTCGATCCTCGAGGACCCGGCCCTGCGTGACACCCTCGACCTGACCGAGCCGGTCGGCCTCACCCTGATCGCCATCCTGATGCTGCTCGCCGACGAGGACGACCCGTGGGGCAAGGTGGAGGCGCTGCGGGACGCGATGCCGTCCGGCAGCTGCCTCGCCATCACGCACCCGACCGCCGACTTCAACCCGGACGAGGTGAACACCGCGGTCGCCGCGGCCACCGGCGCGGGGATGACCCTGGTGGCGCGGTCCCGGGAGGCGGTCGCCCGGTTCTTCGGCGACTGGGAGCTGCTGGAGCCCGGTCTGGTCCCGGTCTCGGCCTGGCGGCCGGACTCGCATGTGGAGAACCAGCAGGCCGCCTACTACTGGTCCGGAGTCGCCCGGAAGCCCTGA
- the wecB gene encoding non-hydrolyzing UDP-N-acetylglucosamine 2-epimerase, translating into MSLREVHLIGGTRPEAVKLAPVVLAFREAGLLAPVMLAGGQHPAMVTQALAAFGLAPDITLTVERATGTRAEPLTAMIQQLDELWSVRTPAAVIVQGDTTTSLAGALAAFWRRIPVVHLEAGLRSGDLASPFPEEDNRRLVAQVTALHLAPTPLAAMNLLDERIPASDVLVTGNTVVDAALAVAARKLPYQNPVVAAARAAGANRLLLLTAHRRESWGEPLDRILGAVRELIARYPDIDVVLPSHPHPAVRARVDAVLAGVERVTVTDPLPYPDLTRLLSEAYLVLTDSGGIQQAAPSFGVPALVLRDVTERAESLHAGRATLVGSDPAALLAEASALLDSPARRDAMTAGGNPYGDGRAAARTAQATAALLGLAPSPEAMPVPSAARIGTQA; encoded by the coding sequence TTGTCCCTTCGCGAAGTCCACCTGATCGGCGGCACCCGCCCGGAGGCCGTGAAGCTCGCCCCGGTCGTCCTCGCCTTCCGCGAAGCCGGCCTGCTCGCGCCGGTCATGCTGGCCGGCGGTCAGCACCCGGCGATGGTCACCCAGGCGCTGGCCGCGTTCGGCCTGGCGCCGGACATCACCCTCACCGTCGAGCGCGCCACCGGCACCCGTGCCGAGCCGCTCACCGCGATGATCCAGCAGCTCGACGAGCTCTGGTCGGTACGCACCCCGGCCGCCGTGATCGTCCAGGGCGACACCACCACCAGCCTGGCCGGCGCGCTGGCCGCGTTCTGGCGCCGGATCCCGGTGGTGCACCTGGAGGCCGGCCTGCGCTCCGGCGACCTGGCCTCGCCGTTCCCGGAGGAGGACAACCGCCGCCTGGTCGCGCAGGTCACCGCCCTGCACCTGGCGCCCACCCCGCTGGCCGCGATGAACCTGCTCGACGAGCGGATCCCGGCGAGCGACGTGCTGGTCACCGGCAACACCGTGGTGGACGCGGCGCTCGCGGTCGCCGCCCGCAAGCTGCCGTACCAGAACCCGGTCGTCGCCGCCGCGCGCGCCGCCGGCGCCAACCGCCTGCTCCTGCTCACCGCACACCGCCGGGAGTCCTGGGGCGAGCCGCTGGACCGGATCCTCGGCGCGGTCCGCGAGCTGATCGCCCGGTACCCGGACATCGACGTGGTGCTGCCCAGCCATCCCCACCCGGCGGTCCGGGCGCGGGTGGACGCCGTGCTGGCCGGGGTGGAACGGGTCACGGTCACCGACCCGCTGCCGTACCCGGACCTGACCCGGCTGCTCTCCGAGGCCTACCTGGTGCTGACCGACTCGGGCGGCATCCAGCAGGCGGCGCCCTCGTTCGGTGTCCCGGCCCTGGTGCTGCGGGACGTCACCGAGCGGGCCGAGTCGCTGCACGCCGGCCGCGCCACGCTGGTCGGCTCCGACCCCGCGGCGCTTCTCGCCGAGGCGTCCGCGCTGCTGGACAGCCCGGCCCGGCGGGACGCGATGACGGCCGGCGGCAACCCGTACGGCGACGGCCGGGCCGCCGCGCGCACCGCCCAGGCCACCGCGGCCCTGCTCGGCCTCGCACCATCCCCGGAAGCCATGCCCGTCCCCTCCGCCGCCCGGATCGGAACCCAGGCCTGA
- a CDS encoding cellulose binding domain-containing protein, whose translation MQRSRLRLAIYSSAAVLAVGGGIGAAVAATTGSTGSLTASFTKDSDWGSGYQAHYTIKNGTGAAVQGWQLVFDLPPTAKLGTAWDATVTTSGSTGTARNAAWNGTIAAGGTVDFGFVVNGKGDPTSCTINGASCTAGGAATTAPTATRTATTAPTATRTATAPTATATAAPTATSAPGAGSGSGVLVAPYVDMGMLSNGGTLSALAAGGDVKSFSLAFVTGAGCKASWFGAFDPRQKQFADQINAVRAAGGDVKVSFGGATGVELAQACTSTAALQAEYQAVIDAYQLKYIDLDIEGAAAADTASINRRSTALAALQKANPGLKISLTLPVLPEGLTAEGLNVVKSARNAGVDLDLVNIMAMDYGRAGQDYGDLAIQAVTSTKDQIRSLYGNSDAAAFRMVGVTPMIGKNDDNGTFTQSDAKDLVAFATANHVGFVSFWEMQRDKNACNGALFQCTNVSQTAFEFSKIFAGFKG comes from the coding sequence ATGCAACGCAGCCGTCTGCGGCTCGCCATCTACTCCTCGGCCGCGGTGCTCGCGGTCGGCGGCGGGATCGGCGCGGCGGTCGCTGCCACCACCGGCAGCACGGGCAGCCTGACCGCCAGCTTCACCAAGGACAGCGACTGGGGCAGCGGCTACCAGGCGCACTACACGATCAAAAACGGCACCGGCGCCGCGGTCCAGGGCTGGCAGCTGGTCTTCGACCTGCCGCCGACCGCCAAGCTGGGCACCGCATGGGACGCCACGGTGACCACCAGCGGCTCCACGGGGACGGCGCGGAACGCGGCCTGGAACGGCACCATCGCGGCCGGCGGCACCGTCGACTTCGGCTTCGTGGTCAACGGCAAGGGCGACCCGACGAGCTGCACGATCAACGGCGCGTCCTGCACCGCCGGCGGCGCCGCGACCACGGCGCCGACGGCCACCCGGACCGCGACCACGGCGCCCACCGCCACCCGGACCGCGACCGCGCCGACCGCCACCGCGACCGCGGCGCCCACCGCGACCAGCGCGCCCGGCGCCGGCTCGGGCAGCGGAGTGCTGGTCGCCCCGTACGTCGACATGGGCATGCTGTCCAATGGCGGCACGCTGTCCGCGCTGGCCGCCGGCGGCGACGTCAAGTCGTTCAGCCTGGCCTTCGTCACCGGCGCGGGTTGCAAGGCCAGCTGGTTCGGCGCCTTCGACCCGCGGCAGAAGCAGTTCGCCGACCAGATCAACGCGGTCCGCGCGGCCGGCGGCGACGTCAAGGTCTCCTTCGGCGGCGCGACCGGCGTCGAGCTGGCCCAGGCGTGCACCTCGACCGCCGCGCTGCAGGCCGAGTACCAGGCCGTGATCGACGCGTACCAGCTCAAGTACATCGACCTGGACATCGAGGGCGCGGCCGCGGCGGACACCGCCTCGATCAACCGCCGCTCGACCGCGCTCGCCGCGCTGCAGAAGGCGAACCCGGGCCTGAAGATCTCGCTGACCCTGCCGGTGCTGCCGGAGGGCCTGACCGCGGAGGGCCTGAACGTGGTCAAGTCCGCCCGGAACGCCGGCGTCGACCTGGACCTGGTCAACATCATGGCGATGGACTACGGCCGCGCCGGGCAGGACTACGGCGATCTGGCGATCCAGGCGGTCACGTCCACCAAGGACCAGATCCGGTCGCTCTACGGCAACAGCGACGCGGCGGCGTTCCGGATGGTCGGCGTCACCCCGATGATCGGCAAGAACGACGACAACGGCACCTTCACCCAGAGCGACGCCAAGGACCTGGTCGCGTTCGCCACCGCCAACCACGTCGGCTTCGTCTCCTTCTGGGAGATGCAGCGGGACAAGAACGCCTGCAACGGCGCCCTGTTCCAGTGCACCAACGTCAGCCAGACCGCCTTCGAGTTCTCCAAGATCTTCGCGGGCTTCAAGGGGTAG
- a CDS encoding TetR/AcrR family transcriptional regulator — MSATTSEPEPGLRERKKAATRQALHEASLRLAFEHGPDRITVEAIADEAGVSRRTFSNYFANKEEALFYGDLQRMRLLAGMVRERPASEPPWAALSGAAESFYRRLGDLDPEWIARSRMVRRHPSLAAAQVQTFAALEREISAAVAARVGPGDPFGVRGQLIAATFLAVLRVSLNVWLERRPEISFWDLARDSLAEAGRGFA, encoded by the coding sequence ATGAGCGCGACCACCTCCGAGCCCGAGCCCGGCCTGCGTGAGCGGAAGAAGGCGGCCACGCGGCAGGCCCTGCACGAGGCGTCGCTCCGCCTGGCGTTCGAGCACGGGCCGGACCGGATCACGGTCGAGGCGATCGCGGACGAGGCGGGCGTCTCCCGGCGTACGTTCTCGAACTACTTCGCCAACAAGGAGGAGGCGCTCTTCTACGGTGACCTGCAGCGGATGCGGCTGCTGGCCGGGATGGTCAGGGAACGGCCGGCGAGCGAGCCGCCGTGGGCCGCGCTGAGCGGGGCCGCCGAGAGCTTCTACCGCCGGCTCGGCGACCTCGACCCGGAGTGGATCGCGCGCAGCCGGATGGTGCGCCGGCACCCGTCCCTGGCCGCCGCGCAGGTGCAGACCTTCGCCGCGCTGGAGCGCGAGATCTCCGCGGCGGTCGCGGCCCGGGTGGGTCCGGGCGACCCCTTCGGCGTACGCGGACAGCTGATCGCCGCGACGTTCCTGGCCGTGCTGCGCGTCTCGCTGAACGTCTGGTTGGAGCGCCGACCCGAGATCAGCTTCTGGGACCTGGCCCGCGACTCCCTCGCCGAGGCCGGCCGCGGCTTCGCCTGA